The sequence ATCAACTTCCTCACTCTGTACGTCACCATCGAACACAAGAAGCTGCGGACCCCTCTAAACTACATCCTGCTGAATCTGGCGGTGGCTAACCTCTTCATGGTGTTTGGAGGATTCACCACAACCATGTACACCTCCATGCACGGCTACTTTGTGCTCGGACGTCTGGGCTGCAACCTGGAAGGATTCTTTGCTACCCTCGGTGGTGAAATCGCCCTCTGGTCCCTGGTGGTTCTGGCTATCGAGAGGTGGGTGGTGGTCTGCAAGCCCATCAGCAACTTCCGTTTCAGCGAGAACCACGCCATCATGGGCTTGGGCTTCACCTGGATAATGGCCTGCTCTTGTGCCGTGCCTCCCCTTGTCGGCTGGTCCCGTTACATCCCCGAGGGCATGCAGTGCTCATGCGGAGTCGACTATTACACACGGGCTGAGGGTTTCAACAATGAGTCCTTTGTGGTCTACATGTTCACCTGCCACTTCCTCACTCCGCTGACCGTCGTGTTCTTCTGCTACGGCCGTCTGCTCTGCGCTGTCAAAGAGGCCGCTGCCGCTCAGCAGGAGTCCGAGACCACCCAGAGGGCTGAGAGGGAAGTCACCCGCATGGTTGTGCTCATGGTGATTGCTTTCCTGGTATGTTGGTTGCCCTACGCTAGCGTGGCCTGGTGGATCTTCACACATCAGGGCGCCGAGTTCGGACCGGTCTTAATGACCATCCCGGCTTTCTTTGCCAAGAGCGCCTCCATCTACAACCCAATGATCTACATCTGCATGAACAAGCAGTTCCGCCACTGCATGATCACCACCATGTGCTGCGGGAAGAATCCctttgaagaggaggagggcgcCTCCACTACCGCCTCCAAAACCGAAGCCTCGTCTGTTTCTTCCAGCTCCGTCTCTCCCGCATAAAAGGTCCGTCCATCCAAGAAAAAGAGTTCTGCTTCCCCCAGGACACGACTGAAGCCTAATGTCTACTTAAAACAACttcctttttgtatttttacaaacAAGTTGGTTCAACCTAAAGACTGTTGCAGGAAAGATCCGCCCATTACAGATTTGTTCCTGTATGTACAGAAAATCCAACACAACTATCTGCGAGATTGTTTCTCTTAGATTGAGGGAAACGTATGTTAATCTTTAACAGTTGGATCCTATATGATACTGGCTTATATTTGAATGTAGAGGCATGtaatcaaggcaaaaaaaaaaaaaagttaaataaaaggcACTTTGCAAATGACTCATCATGTTTATGTTTTACTTACAGTTGGAATGGATAAGCACAAATGAAGATATAGTATATTGAACAAAGGAATAAACGTGAATGGCATATTCAGAATGCATGTCAATGACTGTCTTGAGTCAATTTCTACTTTACGAGGACACGAACTGCACAAGAATTAAAGAACACCGGATTTGGAGATGCGTTTTACGCACACTCATGTGTCACCTTGGATTTAGAACTTATTCTGGGTGGGGGATTATTTATTGTTAATCATCATACAGTACATGACTCAACACAACTTATCACAATGAGTATTGATGTCATTATATAAAGGGGACATTAACTAAAGACTTTAAGGCTCAAATGACTAATAGGCCTAACGACACTGgtctgcataaaaaacaaacaagaatgaCATGAATATATTTTAGATCAGTTTTTCCCACATTAGTACCATTCATTTTGCCGATATGCTCCAGTCTTTCTGTTACACGCCTATGtgccatatttttattttatttttctggggCGTTGTTTTACTACTACACTGGCGCAGGCACACAGCTTAACTGCACACTTCTCACATTTTAGCTCGGCTCCAAGCACAACACCTGAGCCGCCGATGGATTCATTGAAGATGCTGTCTCAATTAGATCCCTCGAAAAGGATATTTCACCTTACTTTGCTGCAAAGATATTTgtagggtttttgtttttttttcctttttgggaTCCCTTTTCTTTGCAGCCTGTGACTTTCAAACAGGTGAACGTTTATTAGGAGCTTTCAAGGACCAGCTGTAAGTGTGGTAAGCTTATACTCGAGTGGTTGTACCCTCAACAAGGCTACAATCTGGTATACTGTATACCTTTTCTGAGGTTTAGTTGGAAGCTTAAAGgaatagttcggattttttttacatgagtcTCGATTTCTCCCTCACCTCAGTGTGTGCGATTAGCACTGagttacccctgacagcgttctgtgacacgagttctggtccggtgttggacgagaggaaaatagtcaagcaagctggctggggtctcggaaataaagcgtttttcttctaaaaacaatttgtgttcaaaagagtgatacgtttgcatcattaaactccttttctgaaaaaagtcagacgccattaccgccaggcactacttttctgttcgtttgtatcactgcgcggcgccccgcatgcagctgatagacgcacaccaatctacaagttgtcttttcgaaggcggaaggcgcgactatcagctgtctgctgCGCGTCTATCaactgtctacagggcgccgcgcagtgatacgaacgaacagaaaagtagtgcctggcggtaatggcgtctgactttttttcagaaaggagtattgtgatgcaaatgtatcactcttttaaacacaaattgtttttagaagaaaaacgctttatttccgtgaccccagccagcttgctggactattttcctctcgtccaacaccggaccagaactcgtgtcacagaacgctatcaggggtaagtcagtgctgatcgcacacactggtggtgaggatgaaa is a genomic window of Festucalex cinctus isolate MCC-2025b chromosome 2, RoL_Fcin_1.0, whole genome shotgun sequence containing:
- the LOC144014221 gene encoding rhodopsin, which translates into the protein MNGTEGPYFYIPMLNTTGIVRSPYEYPQYYLVNPAAYAALGAYMFLLILLGFPINFLTLYVTIEHKKLRTPLNYILLNLAVANLFMVFGGFTTTMYTSMHGYFVLGRLGCNLEGFFATLGGEIALWSLVVLAIERWVVVCKPISNFRFSENHAIMGLGFTWIMACSCAVPPLVGWSRYIPEGMQCSCGVDYYTRAEGFNNESFVVYMFTCHFLTPLTVVFFCYGRLLCAVKEAAAAQQESETTQRAEREVTRMVVLMVIAFLVCWLPYASVAWWIFTHQGAEFGPVLMTIPAFFAKSASIYNPMIYICMNKQFRHCMITTMCCGKNPFEEEEGASTTASKTEASSVSSSSVSPA